The following are encoded together in the Zingiber officinale cultivar Zhangliang chromosome 8A, Zo_v1.1, whole genome shotgun sequence genome:
- the LOC122010361 gene encoding zinc finger BED domain-containing protein RICESLEEPER 2-like has protein sequence MGYLKLKILFSMCVSVKHIAASETRVNIFSEISKQLKLSSKKLVLDCCTRWNATFCMLSAALEFKDIFPRYAARDVAYTFLPSEDDWKKVNVVCSFLEEFNEVTHLISGSEYPTSNLFLTEFYTIKKLLNQASSDEGKSLLNATFCMLSAALEFKDIFPRYAARDVAYTFLPSEDDWKKVSVVCSFLEEFNEVTHLISGSEYPTSNLFLTEFYTIKKLLNQASSDEGSFMAAMANKMKTKFDKYWGDSNLLISIAAVLDPRNKMKLIEWCFLEIYSPNDAMEHISTVHETLRMLYNEYVEAHKTTVGSSNVQDETQRESFIGRTNLNGRGKGKVRA, from the coding sequence ATGGGTTATCTGAAATTGAAGATATTGTTTTCAATGTGTGTGAGTGTGAAACACATAGCTGCTTCAGAGACCCGTGTTAATATATTTAGTGAAATTTCAAAGCAATTGAAACTATCTTCAAAGAAGCTTGTTTTGGATTGTTGCACGAGATGGAATGCAACATTTTGTATGTTATCGGCTGCTTTAGAGTTCAAAGATATTTTTCCTAGATATGCAGCAAGGGATGTAGCTTATACTTTTTTGCCAAGTGAGGACGATTGGAAAAAGGTTAATGTTGTTTGTTCATTTCTCGAGGAATTTAATGAAGTAACTCATCTCATTTCGGGAAGTGAATATCCTACTTCTAACTTGTTCCTTACTGAATTTTATACCATAAAGAAATTGTTAAATCAGGCAAGTTCAGATGAAGGCAAGTCCTTACTGAATGCAACATTTTGTATGTTATCGGCTGCTTTAGAGTTCAAAGATATTTTTCCTAGATATGCAGCAAGGGATGTAGCTTATACTTTTTTGCCAAGTGAGGACGATTGGAAAAAGGTTAGTGTTGTTTGTTCATTTCTCGAGGAATTTAATGAAGTAACTCATCTCATTTCGGGAAGTGAATATCCTACTTCTAACTTGTTCCTTACTGAATTTTATACCATAAAGAAATTGTTAAATCAGGCAAGTTCAGATGAAGGAAGTTTTATGGCAGCAATGGCTAACAAGATGAAGACTAAATTTGATAAATATTGGGGTGATAGCAACTTATTGATTTCTATAGCAGCAGTGTTAGATCCAAGGAACAAGATGAAATTGATTGAATGGTGTTTTTTAGAGATCTATTCTCCTAATGATGCAATGGAGCACATTTCTACAGTTCATGAGACATTGCGCATGTTGTACAATGAGTATGTTGAAGCTCATAAAACCACTGTTGGCAGCAGCAATGTTCAAGATGAAACTCAAAGAGAAAGTTTTATTGGTCGGACTAATTTAAATGGAAGAGGAAAAGGTAAAGTAAGGGCTTAA